Proteins encoded in a region of the Mercenaria mercenaria strain notata chromosome 1, MADL_Memer_1, whole genome shotgun sequence genome:
- the LOC123549883 gene encoding uncharacterized protein LOC123549883, with protein sequence MTSSTEPSTSREETLTAVPLYVEQEEEISKLKDQLNQKNYECAALESQLKLERFNVNRFSNDDTMIQFYTGFSSYMMFVTFFQCIEPSARNMLSRYYEAGETISLAGRKRSMLLIDEFLMFLCRLRVGLLEQDLSVRFNSTIQTVSQKVVAWANYLYLSLGRIPIYLSREVINANMPQCFKDVYPKTRIIIDCTEIKTQQPSSLVLNSQMYSTYKSACTLKCLLGIAPHGAVTFVSSLFTGCISDVEITRLSGLLDLIEPGDDVMADKGFTIKNLLNEKQATLNIPPFLSSKRQFTQHEIKETEQIAKLRIHIERMNRRIKEYHLFDVPVPLSLLGSANQLWTVACLLSNFKGPIVNAWKSN encoded by the coding sequence atgaCAAGTTCGACAGAACCATCTACGAGTAGAGAAGAAACATTGACTGCAGTTCCACTCTATGTAGAACAAGaagaagaaatatcaaaattaaaggaTCAGTTGAACCAGAAAAATTATGAATGTGCTGCTTTAGAAAGTCAACTGAAACTTGAACGCTTCAATGTTAATCGATTTTCAAATGATGACACTATGATTCAGTTTTATACAGGATTTTCTTCATACATGATGTTCGTAACATTTTTTCAGTGTATTGAACCATCAGCAAGGAATATGTTGAGTAGATACTATGAAGCAGGAGAAACCATTAGTCTTGCAGGAAGGAAAAGAAGCATGTTGTTAATTGacgaatttttaatgtttttgtgtaGGTTGAGGGTTGGTCTCTTAGAACAAGATTTGAGTGTACGTTTTAATTCTACAATTCAAACAGTGAGTCAAAAAGTTGTTGCATGGGCAAACTACCTATATTTGTCTCTGGGACGAATACCAATATATCTTTCAAGGGAAGTTATAAATGCAAATATGCCACAGTGTTTTAAGGATGTATACCCCAAAACTAGGATTATAATAGACTGCACGGAAATTAAAACACAACAGCCATCTTCTCTTGTACTAAATTCCCAGATGTATTCAACATATAAAAGTGCTTGCACTCTTAAATGCCTTCTTGGGATTGCGCCTCATGGAGCAGTAACATTTGTGTCATCATTGTTTACAGGATGCATATCGGATGTAGAAATCACTAGACTGTCTGGTTTACTGGATCTCATCGAGCCAGGAGATGATGTGATGGCCGACAAAGGATTTACAATTAAAAATCTTTTGAATGAAAAACAAGCAACTTTAAATATTCCACCATTTTTAAGTTCGAAGAGGCAATTTACACAACATGAAATAAAGGAAACGGAACAAATTGCAAAATTAAGAATTCATATCGAACGAATGAATAGGAGAATTAAAGAGTATCATCTGTTTGATGTTCCTGTTCCATTGTCACTACTGGGATCGGCAAACCAGCTTTGGACTGTAGCTTGTCTCCTTTCTAATTTTAAAGGCCCAATTGTTAATGCCTGGAAATCGAACTGA